Proteins co-encoded in one Capsicum annuum cultivar UCD-10X-F1 chromosome 9, UCD10Xv1.1, whole genome shotgun sequence genomic window:
- the LOC107842781 gene encoding probable glycosyltransferase At5g03795 isoform X2: MCNIVTGQVFMLIPTALALMSCVFILFYISFTSNFFIHSHQTFSSFNTSLVANASIQRHTHLQFNGEPAEDSMGKEGNHVNENEVFHDRDAFMDNYKEMNRSLKIYVYPHQKGDPFSNALLPVDFEPSGNYASESYFKKVLAMSHFITKDPSNADLFFLPFSIARLRHDPRVGIGGIKDFIKNYIFNISHEYPYWNRTNGADHFYVACHSIGRFALEKVIDVKINAIQVVCSSSYFVSAYIPHKDASLPQIWPRLGGNPNLEPYKREKLGFFGGSLNSPVREKLLEWWGNDSDIFVHFGRLERSYAEELINSKFCLHVKGYEVNTARIADALFYGCVPVIIANHYDLPFADILDWKHFSVIVTTLDIPLLKKILQGITQQEYLVLQSNVFKFTLGGNAGALCLS; the protein is encoded by the exons ATGTGCAACATTGTTACAGGGCAAGTGTTCATGTTGATACCGACAGCCTTAGCTCTTATGAGTTGTGTCTTCATTCTATTCTACATTTCCTTCACCTCCAATTTCTTCATTCATTCTCACCAAACCTTTTCATCCTTCAACACTTCATTGGTTGCAAACGCAAGTATTCAGAGACACACCCATCTCCAATTCAATGGTGAACCTGCAGAGGACAGCATGGGGAAGGAAG GAAACCATGTGAATGAAAATGAGGTATTCCATGACAGAGATGCCTTTATGGACAACTACAAAGAAATGAATAGGAGCTTGAAGATATATGTTTATCCTCACCAAAAGGGTGATCCCTTTTCCAATGCACTCTTACCCGTTGATTTTGAGCCAAGTGGAAACTATGCAAGCGAAAGTTACTTCAAGAAAGTTCTCGCGATGAGCCATTTCATTACAAAGGATCCTTCCAATGCCGATCTGTTCTTTCTACCTTTCTCAATTGCACGATTGCGACACGATCCACGTGTGGGGATCGGTGGTATTAAAGACTTCATAAAAAACTACATCTTCAATATTAGTCACGAGTACCCTTACTGGAACCGAACCAATGGGGCGGACCATTTCTATGTTGCCTGTCATTCTATTGGTCGTTTTGCCTTGGAGAAAGTAATTGATGTTAAAATCAACGCGATCCAAGTTGTGTGTTCTTCAAGTTATTTCGTATCAGCATATATTCCTCATAAAGATGCATCCTTGCCGCAGATTTGGCCAAGGCTAGGTGGTAACCCAAATCTTGAACCTTATAAAAG GGAAAAACTGGGATTTTTTGGTGGATCACTGAATTCTCCTGTACGTGAAAAGCTTCTCGAGTGGTGGGGAAATGATTCCGACATCTTTGTGCACTTTGGTCGCCTTGAAAGATCTTATGCCGAAGAGCTTATTAATAGCAAATTCTGCCTTCATGTGAAAGGCTATGAAGTCAACACTGCTCGCATTGCTGATGCCTTGTTTTATGGCTGTGTACCTGTGATCATTGCCAACCATTATGATCTTCCATTTGCAGACATATTAGATTGGAAACATTTTTCCGTCATCGTTACCACTCTAGACATCCCTctattgaagaaaatccttcaaggcATAACTCAACAGGAGTACTTAGTATTGCAAAGCAATGTTTTCAAG
- the LOC107842781 gene encoding probable glycosyltransferase At5g03795 isoform X1 — translation MCNIVTGQVFMLIPTALALMSCVFILFYISFTSNFFIHSHQTFSSFNTSLVANASIQRHTHLQFNGEPAEDSMGKEGNHVNENEVFHDRDAFMDNYKEMNRSLKIYVYPHQKGDPFSNALLPVDFEPSGNYASESYFKKVLAMSHFITKDPSNADLFFLPFSIARLRHDPRVGIGGIKDFIKNYIFNISHEYPYWNRTNGADHFYVACHSIGRFALEKVIDVKINAIQVVCSSSYFVSAYIPHKDASLPQIWPRLGGNPNLEPYKREKLGFFGGSLNSPVREKLLEWWGNDSDIFVHFGRLERSYAEELINSKFCLHVKGYEVNTARIADALFYGCVPVIIANHYDLPFADILDWKHFSVIVTTLDIPLLKKILQGITQQEYLVLQSNVFKVREHFQWHVSPVDFDAFYMVVYELWLRRSSLRLH, via the exons ATGTGCAACATTGTTACAGGGCAAGTGTTCATGTTGATACCGACAGCCTTAGCTCTTATGAGTTGTGTCTTCATTCTATTCTACATTTCCTTCACCTCCAATTTCTTCATTCATTCTCACCAAACCTTTTCATCCTTCAACACTTCATTGGTTGCAAACGCAAGTATTCAGAGACACACCCATCTCCAATTCAATGGTGAACCTGCAGAGGACAGCATGGGGAAGGAAG GAAACCATGTGAATGAAAATGAGGTATTCCATGACAGAGATGCCTTTATGGACAACTACAAAGAAATGAATAGGAGCTTGAAGATATATGTTTATCCTCACCAAAAGGGTGATCCCTTTTCCAATGCACTCTTACCCGTTGATTTTGAGCCAAGTGGAAACTATGCAAGCGAAAGTTACTTCAAGAAAGTTCTCGCGATGAGCCATTTCATTACAAAGGATCCTTCCAATGCCGATCTGTTCTTTCTACCTTTCTCAATTGCACGATTGCGACACGATCCACGTGTGGGGATCGGTGGTATTAAAGACTTCATAAAAAACTACATCTTCAATATTAGTCACGAGTACCCTTACTGGAACCGAACCAATGGGGCGGACCATTTCTATGTTGCCTGTCATTCTATTGGTCGTTTTGCCTTGGAGAAAGTAATTGATGTTAAAATCAACGCGATCCAAGTTGTGTGTTCTTCAAGTTATTTCGTATCAGCATATATTCCTCATAAAGATGCATCCTTGCCGCAGATTTGGCCAAGGCTAGGTGGTAACCCAAATCTTGAACCTTATAAAAG GGAAAAACTGGGATTTTTTGGTGGATCACTGAATTCTCCTGTACGTGAAAAGCTTCTCGAGTGGTGGGGAAATGATTCCGACATCTTTGTGCACTTTGGTCGCCTTGAAAGATCTTATGCCGAAGAGCTTATTAATAGCAAATTCTGCCTTCATGTGAAAGGCTATGAAGTCAACACTGCTCGCATTGCTGATGCCTTGTTTTATGGCTGTGTACCTGTGATCATTGCCAACCATTATGATCTTCCATTTGCAGACATATTAGATTGGAAACATTTTTCCGTCATCGTTACCACTCTAGACATCCCTctattgaagaaaatccttcaaggcATAACTCAACAGGAGTACTTAGTATTGCAAAGCAATGTTTTCAAGGTAAGAGAACACTTCCAATGGCATGTTTCTCCTGTTGATTTTGATGCCTTTTATATGGTTGTGTATGAGTTATGGTTAAGGAGAAGTTCCTTAAGGCTTCATTGA
- the LOC107842781 gene encoding probable glycosyltransferase At5g03795 isoform X3 has protein sequence MVNLQRTAWGRKGLSTLITVLSEIYHSFSGSRNGWLLFSGNHVNENEVFHDRDAFMDNYKEMNRSLKIYVYPHQKGDPFSNALLPVDFEPSGNYASESYFKKVLAMSHFITKDPSNADLFFLPFSIARLRHDPRVGIGGIKDFIKNYIFNISHEYPYWNRTNGADHFYVACHSIGRFALEKVIDVKINAIQVVCSSSYFVSAYIPHKDASLPQIWPRLGGNPNLEPYKREKLGFFGGSLNSPVREKLLEWWGNDSDIFVHFGRLERSYAEELINSKFCLHVKGYEVNTARIADALFYGCVPVIIANHYDLPFADILDWKHFSVIVTTLDIPLLKKILQGITQQEYLVLQSNVFKVREHFQWHVSPVDFDAFYMVVYELWLRRSSLRLH, from the exons ATGGTGAACCTGCAGAGGACAGCATGGGGAAGGAAG GGTTTGTCAACCCTAATTACTGTCTTGTCTGAGATTTATCACTCATTTTCTGGATCTAGAAATGGCTGGCTTTTATTTTCAGGAAACCATGTGAATGAAAATGAGGTATTCCATGACAGAGATGCCTTTATGGACAACTACAAAGAAATGAATAGGAGCTTGAAGATATATGTTTATCCTCACCAAAAGGGTGATCCCTTTTCCAATGCACTCTTACCCGTTGATTTTGAGCCAAGTGGAAACTATGCAAGCGAAAGTTACTTCAAGAAAGTTCTCGCGATGAGCCATTTCATTACAAAGGATCCTTCCAATGCCGATCTGTTCTTTCTACCTTTCTCAATTGCACGATTGCGACACGATCCACGTGTGGGGATCGGTGGTATTAAAGACTTCATAAAAAACTACATCTTCAATATTAGTCACGAGTACCCTTACTGGAACCGAACCAATGGGGCGGACCATTTCTATGTTGCCTGTCATTCTATTGGTCGTTTTGCCTTGGAGAAAGTAATTGATGTTAAAATCAACGCGATCCAAGTTGTGTGTTCTTCAAGTTATTTCGTATCAGCATATATTCCTCATAAAGATGCATCCTTGCCGCAGATTTGGCCAAGGCTAGGTGGTAACCCAAATCTTGAACCTTATAAAAG GGAAAAACTGGGATTTTTTGGTGGATCACTGAATTCTCCTGTACGTGAAAAGCTTCTCGAGTGGTGGGGAAATGATTCCGACATCTTTGTGCACTTTGGTCGCCTTGAAAGATCTTATGCCGAAGAGCTTATTAATAGCAAATTCTGCCTTCATGTGAAAGGCTATGAAGTCAACACTGCTCGCATTGCTGATGCCTTGTTTTATGGCTGTGTACCTGTGATCATTGCCAACCATTATGATCTTCCATTTGCAGACATATTAGATTGGAAACATTTTTCCGTCATCGTTACCACTCTAGACATCCCTctattgaagaaaatccttcaaggcATAACTCAACAGGAGTACTTAGTATTGCAAAGCAATGTTTTCAAGGTAAGAGAACACTTCCAATGGCATGTTTCTCCTGTTGATTTTGATGCCTTTTATATGGTTGTGTATGAGTTATGGTTAAGGAGAAGTTCCTTAAGGCTTCATTGA